One genomic segment of uncultured Desulfobacter sp. includes these proteins:
- a CDS encoding M20/M25/M40 family metallo-hydrolase, with the protein MIDQERLGKRFAALTRVDSESGSEGLIAKVLEKELTGLGATVVFDDAGAKINCDCGNLVATFKGNTDVEPVMLSGHMDTVVPGKGVKIIFEDGVFRSDGTTILGADDKSALAIILEVMQVIKNNNLPCPPVEVVMTVCEELGLLGAKNLDYDLLKSKFGYILDAVDTEGIVNRAPEANKISAKVYGRAAHAGGFPENGVSAIYAASCAIAKLELGRLDEETTCNLGLISGGAATNIVPEYVEIHGEARSHDPAKLDKVTHTIVSTFENTMAELKAEGDTLPRVEMIVENDFPNTRIPEDHMVIKLAQKAAANLGRDMACKTSGGAADANVFFKNGIAAGVLGTGMTDVHTLKESIALKDMVHCAELILEILKIHATGKVAL; encoded by the coding sequence ATGATTGATCAAGAACGCCTGGGGAAAAGGTTTGCGGCTCTTACCCGGGTTGATTCCGAATCCGGAAGCGAGGGTCTGATCGCAAAAGTTCTTGAAAAGGAACTGACAGGCCTTGGGGCAACTGTGGTGTTTGATGATGCAGGCGCTAAGATCAACTGTGACTGCGGCAACCTTGTGGCTACATTTAAAGGCAACACGGATGTTGAGCCGGTGATGCTTTCCGGGCATATGGACACGGTGGTGCCGGGCAAAGGGGTAAAAATCATATTTGAGGACGGGGTGTTTAGAAGTGACGGCACTACCATCCTGGGTGCCGACGACAAGTCTGCCCTTGCCATCATCCTTGAGGTGATGCAGGTGATCAAGAATAACAACCTGCCGTGCCCCCCTGTTGAGGTGGTCATGACAGTATGTGAGGAACTTGGGCTTCTAGGTGCCAAGAACCTTGACTACGATTTGCTTAAATCAAAATTCGGATACATTCTGGACGCCGTGGATACCGAAGGTATTGTAAACCGGGCGCCTGAAGCCAACAAGATCAGTGCAAAAGTTTACGGCCGGGCCGCCCATGCCGGCGGCTTTCCTGAAAACGGGGTTTCTGCCATTTATGCGGCGTCCTGTGCCATTGCCAAACTTGAACTGGGTCGCCTCGACGAGGAAACTACCTGTAACCTTGGGCTTATTTCCGGCGGAGCCGCCACTAATATTGTGCCTGAATATGTGGAAATTCACGGCGAAGCCCGGTCCCATGATCCTGCTAAACTGGACAAGGTCACACATACCATTGTTTCCACCTTTGAAAATACCATGGCCGAACTTAAGGCTGAAGGAGACACACTTCCCCGGGTGGAAATGATAGTGGAAAACGACTTTCCCAATACCCGCATCCCTGAAGATCATATGGTGATCAAGCTTGCCCAGAAAGCCGCCGCCAATCTGGGCCGGGACATGGCCTGCAAAACAAGCGGCGGAGCGGCTGATGCCAATGTTTTCTTTAAAAACGGCATTGCCGCAGGTGTTCTCGGCACAGGCATGACGGATGTGCATACCCTTAAGGAATCCATTGCACTTAAAGATATGGTCCATTGTGCCGAACTGATCCTTGAAATTCTTAAAATCCATGCAACAGGAAAGGTAGCGTTATGA
- the larC gene encoding nickel pincer cofactor biosynthesis protein LarC yields MILYLDMMAGIAGDMFLGALVDLGVPVDWLKKKLSPILDGFDLRTEIVFRHHLRAVNLYVDETDHVTHRHYTTIREMIESADLPDTVRANALTAFKHIALAESRIHGKDIETVHFHEIGGIDSLVDIIGSFLALDYLGVDQVAATPIPLGSGTIKCAHGIVPVPVPATVAILKGLEVTGSDAKTEIVTPTGASIVATLAPQFGAMPDMRIEKVGYGAGKRDTGASVPNLLRLVLGTPAAVKNSGENILSDQVHVLYTNVDDMSPESLGFVMDRLMDKGALDVSFTPAFMKKNRPATRIEVICHKDQLQVLSAILLSETTTIGVRYHICDRMILRREPVAVETSLGRVNAKKITTPNGQARIMPEYDDCKRKALEHKLPFYQVYERILTELNPLETQTGQL; encoded by the coding sequence ATGATTCTTTATCTTGATATGATGGCAGGCATTGCCGGAGACATGTTTTTAGGGGCGCTGGTGGATCTTGGTGTACCTGTGGACTGGCTCAAAAAAAAACTGTCGCCCATTTTGGACGGGTTTGATCTGCGCACTGAAATTGTGTTCCGGCATCATCTTCGGGCTGTCAATCTTTATGTGGATGAGACCGACCATGTTACCCATCGTCATTACACCACTATCCGGGAAATGATCGAATCTGCGGATCTGCCGGACACGGTTCGGGCCAATGCCCTGACAGCCTTTAAACATATAGCTCTGGCCGAATCCCGTATTCACGGAAAGGACATTGAAACTGTCCATTTCCATGAGATTGGCGGCATCGACAGCCTGGTGGATATCATCGGCAGCTTTCTGGCTCTGGATTATTTGGGCGTGGATCAGGTGGCGGCAACGCCGATCCCCCTGGGATCAGGGACCATTAAATGCGCCCATGGTATTGTTCCCGTACCGGTCCCGGCCACTGTGGCCATACTAAAAGGCCTTGAAGTGACAGGATCTGACGCCAAAACAGAAATTGTCACACCCACAGGCGCATCTATTGTGGCAACGCTGGCCCCGCAGTTTGGTGCCATGCCGGACATGCGGATTGAAAAGGTGGGCTACGGGGCCGGCAAACGCGACACCGGTGCATCTGTTCCCAATCTTCTGCGCCTGGTGCTGGGCACCCCTGCTGCCGTAAAAAATTCCGGGGAGAACATCCTGTCGGATCAGGTGCATGTGCTGTATACCAATGTGGATGACATGAGCCCTGAGAGTCTTGGCTTTGTTATGGATCGCCTTATGGACAAAGGCGCTTTGGATGTCAGTTTTACACCGGCATTCATGAAAAAAAATCGGCCAGCCACCCGCATTGAGGTGATTTGCCACAAGGATCAGCTCCAGGTGCTTTCTGCCATCCTGCTGTCCGAGACCACAACTATTGGGGTTAGATATCACATTTGCGACCGGATGATTTTAAGACGTGAACCCGTGGCGGTGGAGACAAGCCTTGGCCGGGTAAACGCCAAAAAAATTACAACACCAAACGGCCAGGCCCGGATCATGCCCGAATACGATGATTGTAAACGCAAAGCCCTGGAACATAAATTGCCTTTTTATCAGGTATATGAGCGAATTCTGACGGAATTAAATCCCCTTGAAACGCAAACAGGCCAGTTATAA
- a CDS encoding rubrerythrin family protein, translated as MKEKTQKNIYTAFIGEAKAYFRLLAFAEKAEEEKLPQVAMLFRAIAEAERIHATRNLGLIKDLIVKDTDTNLEKSFQNEKNVSENVYPEFIKDAMEEDETAAVKVFTFARDAESYHAKLYERAMMDVIKDKVNAYHVCQVCGYVTHKKIPKECPVCGVPKEKFKTIE; from the coding sequence ATGAAAGAAAAAACCCAGAAGAACATTTATACTGCATTTATCGGTGAAGCCAAAGCCTATTTTCGATTGCTGGCCTTTGCCGAAAAAGCTGAAGAAGAAAAACTGCCTCAGGTGGCCATGCTGTTTCGGGCCATTGCCGAGGCGGAGCGCATCCATGCCACCCGTAACCTGGGATTGATTAAAGACCTCATTGTCAAAGATACGGATACCAACCTGGAAAAATCTTTCCAGAACGAAAAAAACGTCAGTGAAAATGTTTACCCGGAATTTATTAAAGACGCCATGGAAGAAGATGAAACCGCCGCGGTCAAAGTGTTTACCTTTGCCCGGGACGCGGAAAGCTATCATGCCAAGCTGTACGAACGAGCCATGATGGACGTAATTAAGGACAAGGTTAACGCTTACCACGTCTGCCAGGTGTGCGGTTATGTGACCCACAAAAAAATTCCCAAGGAATGCCCGGTCTGCGGCGTTCCCAAGGAAAAGTTTAAAACCATTGAATAA
- a CDS encoding phosphatidylglycerophosphatase A yields MGDKVILFIATGFGLGRIPLAPGTFGTLSGLPLIGIMVWLATVCTPGAAALFLVGVILFAVWISQKAEILIGDKDPGAVVIDEMAGYCVTMTLVPVTMITLAAGFIAFRCFDILKPFPIRWFEKTFSGGAGIVLDDVMAGLLAAFLLKAIYLMV; encoded by the coding sequence ATGGGGGACAAAGTTATACTTTTCATTGCCACGGGCTTTGGCCTGGGACGGATACCTTTGGCCCCCGGGACCTTTGGTACCCTTTCGGGGCTGCCGTTGATCGGGATCATGGTGTGGCTGGCAACGGTGTGTACGCCCGGTGCTGCCGCCCTGTTTTTGGTGGGCGTGATACTTTTTGCGGTCTGGATTTCCCAAAAGGCTGAAATTCTGATTGGCGATAAAGATCCGGGGGCTGTAGTTATTGATGAGATGGCAGGTTATTGTGTGACCATGACCCTGGTGCCTGTGACCATGATCACTTTGGCCGCAGGTTTTATTGCCTTCAGATGTTTTGATATATTAAAGCCTTTTCCGATCCGCTGGTTTGAAAAAACCTTTTCCGGCGGGGCCGGTATTGTGCTCGATGATGTAATGGCAGGGCTGCTGGCCGCTTTCCTGCTTAAAGCAATATACCTTATGGTTTGA
- the larB gene encoding nickel pincer cofactor biosynthesis protein LarB, translating into MNLDALTEILSMVSDGALPVGQAADQLKHLSFEDIGCAHVDHHRTLRKGFPEVIFGQGKTSEQIIAILEKLEQSENIVLVTRLDEEKADVILSRFPHAQYFDDARLLKIEKEPPAITGRGTILIVSAGTSDIPVAMEAFLTAKAMGNEVKTLFDVGVAGIHRLFAHKAEIEKASVIIVAAGMEGALPSVVGGLVKSPVIAVPTSVGYGTSFNGMTALLGMLNSCSSNIAVVNIDNGFGAGYMAATINHVGVEF; encoded by the coding sequence ATGAACCTTGATGCATTAACAGAAATTCTTTCCATGGTGTCCGACGGCGCACTGCCCGTTGGACAGGCGGCAGATCAATTAAAACATCTCTCATTTGAAGATATCGGTTGCGCCCATGTGGATCATCACAGAACCCTTCGCAAAGGATTCCCCGAGGTGATTTTCGGGCAGGGCAAAACATCGGAACAGATTATTGCCATTCTTGAGAAACTGGAACAATCGGAAAATATCGTGCTTGTAACCCGCCTTGACGAGGAAAAGGCAGACGTAATTCTTTCACGGTTTCCCCATGCGCAATATTTTGATGACGCACGCCTCTTAAAAATAGAAAAAGAACCCCCTGCCATTACCGGCCGGGGTACGATCCTCATCGTCAGTGCAGGGACGTCAGATATTCCGGTTGCAATGGAAGCTTTTTTAACGGCAAAGGCCATGGGTAACGAGGTAAAAACACTTTTTGATGTCGGGGTTGCAGGCATCCACAGACTTTTCGCCCACAAGGCAGAAATTGAAAAAGCATCTGTTATTATTGTTGCCGCAGGCATGGAAGGTGCCCTGCCTTCGGTGGTAGGCGGACTTGTCAAGTCGCCTGTAATTGCAGTTCCCACAAGTGTTGGTTACGGCACAAGTTTCAACGGTATGACTGCCCTTTTGGGCATGCTTAATTCCTGCAGTTCGAATATTGCTGTGGTCAACATCGACAATGGATTCGGGGCAGGTTACATGGCCGCCACCATCAATCATGTGGGGGTTGAATTTTAG
- the recA gene encoding recombinase RecA gives MEKNKEKEKAVQTAMNQIERQFGKGSIMKLGGRAIEAVPVIRSGSLALDKALGVGGYPRGRVIEIYGPESSGKTTLALHAVSQAQKAGGIAAFIDAEHALDVAYAKRLGVDCDELLISQPDTGEQALEIADMLVRSGGIDILVVDSVAALVPRSEIEGEMGDSHMGLQARLMSQALRKLTGTIGKTATTLIFINQIRMKIGVVYGNPETTTGGNALKFYSSMRLEIRKAAAIKSGEDVIGSRTKVKVVKNKLAPPFKNVEFDLMYGEGISRTGDLLDMGVELDIVNKSGSWYSFEKERIGQGRENVKAFLIDNPEIFDAIELKVRTELGIAGPEAAKTAAGNGKDSQPEAKA, from the coding sequence ATGGAAAAAAACAAGGAAAAGGAAAAAGCTGTCCAAACCGCCATGAATCAGATTGAGCGCCAGTTCGGCAAAGGCTCGATTATGAAGCTGGGCGGTCGGGCGATTGAAGCCGTGCCCGTGATTCGGTCCGGGTCTCTTGCCCTGGATAAAGCCTTGGGCGTGGGCGGATACCCCAGGGGCCGGGTTATTGAGATTTACGGCCCTGAATCTTCCGGCAAGACAACCCTTGCGCTTCATGCCGTATCCCAGGCCCAGAAAGCAGGCGGTATTGCCGCGTTTATCGATGCCGAGCATGCCTTGGACGTGGCCTATGCCAAGCGGCTGGGTGTAGATTGTGACGAGCTTCTGATTTCCCAGCCCGATACCGGCGAACAGGCCCTTGAAATTGCCGACATGCTGGTGCGAAGCGGTGGCATTGATATTTTGGTTGTGGATTCGGTGGCCGCCCTTGTGCCCAGATCAGAAATCGAAGGCGAGATGGGCGACTCCCACATGGGGCTGCAGGCAAGATTGATGTCCCAGGCCCTTCGTAAACTGACTGGAACAATAGGTAAAACAGCCACCACCTTGATTTTTATCAACCAGATCCGTATGAAGATCGGCGTAGTCTATGGTAATCCGGAAACCACCACCGGTGGTAATGCCTTGAAATTTTATTCTTCCATGCGTCTTGAGATCAGAAAGGCAGCAGCCATCAAAAGCGGTGAAGATGTGATCGGATCCCGGACCAAGGTCAAGGTGGTGAAAAATAAACTGGCCCCTCCGTTTAAAAATGTTGAATTTGACCTGATGTATGGAGAGGGTATTTCCAGGACCGGCGACCTTCTGGACATGGGGGTCGAGCTGGATATTGTGAACAAAAGCGGGTCCTGGTATTCATTTGAGAAAGAGCGCATCGGTCAGGGCAGGGAGAATGTAAAAGCCTTTTTAATAGACAATCCTGAGATCTTTGATGCCATTGAACTTAAAGTGAGAACCGAACTTGGAATTGCCGGACCGGAAGCAGCCAAAACTGCAGCCGGCAACGGAAAGGACAGTCAGCCGGAAGCGAAAGCCTAA
- a CDS encoding ParM/StbA family protein, whose translation MKNSKAVHNVSKRITSGGQDMEIIGIDVGFGFTKAYNGQNSVIFKSLIGDPADIQFMSSMGDTAATANLHITLDDKTYFLGSYAERQSSLTEYTLDQEKMVEEFIKILALAAAGTCSQVYGPINVVTGLPVAYLKRYTKQIKQIIQGDHEIIYHHQDAPDEHRRLSIDKVLVIPQPIGSIFNRIFDDNGKICDKNLAASKLGVVDIGFKTTDFSIFDHLQYIERGSSTMDTGVSKCFSIIADKLRQESGINIELYKIFKFIESGVIKIRGKEYNVNNLKKRVYTHAASTIASDLSRLWKNDWDIDTIIVSGGGSIPLAEFLIPSVEGNVIPIPKSIDARFNNVQGYYKYGSYKWGKDKTIPSRQASAPEEEPAAREEAPVSEETK comes from the coding sequence ATGAAGAATTCCAAAGCAGTTCACAACGTATCTAAGCGGATTACATCAGGAGGTCAGGACATGGAAATTATCGGCATAGATGTGGGGTTTGGTTTTACAAAAGCATATAACGGACAAAATTCGGTAATTTTCAAATCCCTGATCGGCGATCCGGCTGATATTCAGTTTATGTCATCCATGGGCGATACTGCAGCAACGGCCAACTTGCATATCACCCTGGACGATAAGACCTATTTTTTAGGATCCTATGCCGAACGTCAGTCCAGCCTGACCGAATATACCCTTGACCAGGAAAAAATGGTGGAAGAATTCATCAAAATACTGGCCCTTGCGGCGGCAGGCACATGTTCCCAGGTCTATGGCCCTATCAATGTGGTAACCGGCTTGCCTGTGGCGTACTTAAAACGGTATACCAAGCAGATTAAACAGATTATCCAGGGTGATCACGAAATCATCTATCATCACCAGGACGCCCCCGATGAACACAGAAGGCTTTCAATTGACAAAGTGCTTGTCATACCCCAGCCCATTGGGTCCATTTTTAACCGGATTTTTGACGATAACGGAAAAATCTGTGACAAAAATCTTGCGGCATCCAAGCTCGGGGTGGTGGATATTGGTTTTAAAACAACGGATTTTTCCATTTTTGACCATCTCCAATACATTGAAAGGGGCTCGTCAACCATGGACACAGGGGTGTCCAAATGCTTTTCCATAATTGCAGACAAGCTGCGCCAGGAAAGTGGTATTAATATTGAACTTTACAAAATTTTTAAGTTCATTGAATCCGGCGTGATTAAAATCCGGGGCAAGGAGTACAATGTGAATAATCTGAAAAAACGAGTATATACACATGCCGCCTCGACCATTGCCTCTGATTTAAGCCGGCTGTGGAAAAATGACTGGGATATTGACACCATTATCGTATCCGGGGGAGGGTCTATCCCTTTGGCCGAATTTCTGATACCATCTGTTGAAGGTAATGTGATCCCCATTCCCAAGAGCATTGACGCCCGGTTCAATAATGTTCAGGGATATTATAAATATGGGTCTTACAAGTGGGGAAAAGACAAAACTATACCTTCCCGACAGGCATCAGCCCCTGAAGAAGAGCCGGCTGCCCGGGAAGAGGCACCTGTTTCGGAAGAAACAAAATAA